One Turneriella parva DSM 21527 genomic region harbors:
- a CDS encoding YidB family protein codes for MSIQEDIQKYIDQASSQINVGKEKLEGLVASLVSDERKAQLDGIVASLKEKGLKDTVSSWIGTGENQPINPEKIKEALGVQRIEELAAQAKMKASEIPQALSNLLPQIIDKLTPDGKEPENGIAAAAVKFLKDIQSRTAG; via the coding sequence ATGAGTATACAAGAAGACATACAGAAATACATCGATCAGGCAAGCAGCCAGATCAATGTAGGCAAAGAGAAACTTGAGGGATTAGTCGCATCACTGGTATCTGACGAGCGCAAAGCGCAGCTCGACGGTATCGTGGCGTCTCTGAAAGAAAAGGGTCTGAAAGACACCGTTTCTTCGTGGATTGGCACCGGTGAAAACCAGCCGATCAACCCTGAGAAGATCAAAGAAGCGCTCGGCGTTCAGCGTATCGAAGAGCTGGCAGCTCAGGCGAAAATGAAGGCATCTGAGATTCCTCAGGCGCTCTCTAACCTGCTGCCGCAGATCATCGACAAGCTGACACCAGACGGCAAAGAACCAGAAAACGGCATCGCTGCTGCAGCGGTGAAGTTTCTGAAAGACATTCAGTCTCGCACTGCGGGCTGA
- the tpiA gene encoding triose-phosphate isomerase — protein MRKPLIAGNWKMNLTLAEAEALAKAVKTSAASYSDRDVLVYPTFLQFTTAKQALAGSNVSVGVQNCSAEKDGAFTGEISASQARDAGAAYVLIGHSERRHVLKETDVFLKQKIDRVLEQGLVAMLCVGETLAERESGKAEKVVLDQLNAALSHLTPDQWQKIAIAYEPVWAIGTGKNATPEDAQSMHETIRKRIAELNKDIAPKVRILYGGSVKPDNIGALMAKPDIDGALVGGASLKSESFADLIKNAI, from the coding sequence ATGCGTAAACCCCTCATTGCCGGCAACTGGAAAATGAACCTGACTCTGGCCGAAGCCGAAGCGCTTGCCAAAGCGGTCAAAACATCGGCGGCTTCATACAGCGACCGCGACGTGCTCGTCTACCCGACGTTTTTACAGTTCACGACGGCAAAGCAGGCTCTCGCCGGCTCGAACGTATCGGTCGGCGTACAGAATTGTTCCGCAGAAAAAGACGGAGCTTTCACGGGCGAGATATCTGCTTCGCAGGCGCGCGATGCCGGCGCAGCGTACGTATTGATTGGCCACTCAGAAAGGCGGCATGTTCTGAAAGAAACCGACGTCTTCTTGAAGCAGAAGATCGACCGGGTGCTTGAGCAAGGCCTTGTTGCAATGCTGTGCGTCGGTGAAACGCTGGCTGAACGCGAATCGGGCAAGGCCGAGAAGGTTGTACTCGACCAGCTGAATGCTGCGCTCTCACACCTGACGCCAGACCAATGGCAGAAAATTGCCATCGCGTACGAGCCGGTCTGGGCAATTGGCACCGGCAAAAACGCAACGCCCGAAGATGCGCAGAGCATGCACGAGACGATACGCAAGCGCATCGCCGAACTGAATAAAGACATCGCCCCGAAAGTTCGCATTCTCTACGGCGGCTCGGTGAAGCCGGATAATATTGGCGCGCTCATGGCCAAGCCCGACATCGATGGCGCGTTGGTGGGTGGGGCGAGCTTGAAATCAGAGAGTTTTGCCGATTTGATTAAAAACGCAATTTAG
- a CDS encoding alpha/beta fold hydrolase has protein sequence MKKKILIVVVATLLLLIGSQIHFDIPVADIERTWALPESKFLDLNGMRVHYTDEGKGENVVLIHGTAASLHTWREWVKTLKKDFRVVTLDLPAFGLTGPSPDNDYTIPNYVKFLEQFFAAMKMRQLNLVGNSLGGQIAWRYAVAHPDNVNKLVLIDSAGLPRIGSIPLPIRLARMPVIGSLAKYLSPRFLVKKSLKQVYYDDAKVTDALVDRYHSLALRAGNRNAFVERSRQMTPDDGSGLDKISVPTLIMWGQHDTWIPVEQAANFRKKLFLGQVVIYDNAGHVPHEEIPEQSVADALKFLK, from the coding sequence TTGAAGAAGAAAATCCTCATTGTTGTTGTGGCGACCCTTCTGCTTCTTATTGGGTCGCAGATTCATTTCGATATTCCCGTTGCGGATATAGAACGCACATGGGCCTTGCCCGAGTCTAAGTTTCTCGATCTCAATGGCATGCGCGTGCACTACACTGATGAAGGCAAGGGCGAGAATGTTGTGCTGATCCACGGCACCGCAGCGAGCCTGCACACCTGGCGCGAATGGGTAAAAACGCTGAAGAAAGATTTTCGCGTCGTGACGCTCGACCTGCCGGCTTTTGGGCTTACGGGGCCTTCGCCCGATAACGACTATACAATACCGAACTATGTGAAATTTCTCGAGCAGTTTTTTGCTGCGATGAAGATGCGCCAGCTGAACCTCGTTGGCAATTCGCTCGGCGGCCAGATCGCGTGGCGCTACGCGGTGGCGCACCCCGACAACGTCAATAAACTGGTACTTATCGACAGCGCAGGTCTGCCGCGCATCGGTTCGATACCTCTGCCGATTCGTTTGGCTCGCATGCCGGTCATCGGCAGCCTCGCGAAATATCTCAGCCCGCGTTTTCTCGTGAAGAAGAGCCTCAAGCAGGTATATTACGATGATGCGAAAGTGACCGACGCGCTCGTTGATCGTTACCACTCGCTCGCGCTGCGCGCCGGCAACCGCAATGCATTCGTCGAGCGTTCGCGGCAGATGACACCCGACGACGGCTCGGGCCTCGACAAGATCAGCGTACCGACGCTGATTATGTGGGGTCAGCACGACACCTGGATTCCCGTCGAGCAGGCGGCGAACTTTCGCAAGAAACTATTTCTCGGGCAGGTTGTAATTTATGACAATGCAGGCCATGTGCCGCATGAAGAGATTCCCGAGCAGAGCGTCGCTGATGCGCTGAAGTTTTTGAAGTAG
- a CDS encoding phospho-sugar mutase gives MRSYEEALKIAESWGKPPFDNDTITSVKALLSLPEAEREKAIVDQFGYDLSFGTAGMRAIMDTGTARINAYTIARVSHAVAQVLQGPALSSPREGASRRVVIGYDGRRHSDKFARIAQRVYLAAGIDVLAFDRIIPTPLVPFAVRRLNAACGVMITSSHNAAAYNGYKVYAANGAQILSPFDTDVMAVMNTLGYEMPAPTESPGSLKVLDEQIMREYVEWVISEVDFAKDRSQKIVFTPLHGAAGALMNAVFYKSGFKNFLPVPQQYEPHPLFPTVKAPNPENKDSLNMALEKAEADGADLILATDGDGDRIGVAYRRDNKFISLTGNQIGTVLLYYLLAKLREQGKIKPNLFALCSLVSTPLTRTICQKFGITFYETLTGFKNMGNKADQVLQAAPGARMVLAFEEAFGVTIGDSRDKDGIVSNLLAAHIAADKGFYHWLSAMYTECGYAAEDAVEKEFPGAAGIEAMNSLIEALRQSPPKEFLGHPVTSLRDFKRQIEIRNGQEIAMGEIPRQNLLYFTNANGDWIAIRPSGTEPKVKAYVGVREQAAYSATTEEHAHKRLAELCKVAAAMLAR, from the coding sequence ATGCGCAGCTACGAAGAGGCCCTCAAAATCGCTGAAAGCTGGGGCAAGCCACCTTTCGACAATGACACAATCACCAGCGTCAAGGCACTGCTTTCGCTGCCCGAAGCGGAGCGCGAAAAGGCAATTGTCGACCAATTCGGCTACGATCTGAGCTTCGGTACTGCGGGCATGCGCGCCATCATGGATACCGGCACGGCCCGCATCAATGCCTACACCATCGCACGCGTCAGCCATGCGGTAGCCCAGGTTCTTCAAGGGCCTGCCCTGAGCAGCCCCCGAGAGGGGGCGAGCCGAAGGGTCGTTATCGGCTACGACGGGCGCCGGCATTCGGACAAATTTGCACGCATCGCGCAGCGCGTTTACCTCGCCGCGGGCATCGACGTGCTCGCCTTCGACCGTATTATACCTACACCACTCGTTCCCTTCGCGGTCAGAAGACTGAATGCCGCCTGCGGCGTCATGATCACCTCGAGCCACAATGCAGCGGCTTACAACGGCTACAAAGTCTACGCCGCGAACGGCGCGCAGATTCTCTCACCCTTCGACACCGACGTCATGGCGGTAATGAATACGCTTGGCTATGAGATGCCTGCCCCGACCGAAAGCCCTGGCTCGCTCAAGGTGCTTGATGAGCAGATTATGCGCGAATATGTCGAGTGGGTGATTTCTGAAGTCGATTTCGCAAAAGACCGATCGCAGAAGATCGTCTTCACCCCACTGCACGGCGCTGCCGGCGCGCTAATGAATGCGGTTTTCTATAAATCAGGATTCAAAAACTTTCTGCCGGTGCCGCAGCAATACGAACCACATCCGCTTTTTCCCACGGTGAAGGCGCCGAACCCGGAAAACAAAGACAGCCTCAACATGGCTCTCGAAAAAGCAGAAGCAGATGGTGCAGATCTGATTCTCGCGACCGACGGCGACGGTGATCGCATCGGCGTCGCATACCGCAGAGATAATAAATTCATCTCACTCACCGGCAACCAGATCGGCACGGTGCTGCTCTACTACCTGCTGGCAAAACTGCGTGAACAAGGAAAAATTAAGCCCAATCTGTTTGCATTGTGTAGTCTCGTGAGCACTCCTCTCACGCGCACGATATGCCAAAAGTTCGGCATTACCTTCTATGAGACTCTGACGGGTTTTAAGAACATGGGCAACAAGGCCGATCAGGTTTTGCAGGCCGCCCCCGGCGCGCGCATGGTGCTCGCGTTTGAAGAGGCATTCGGCGTTACGATCGGCGACTCGCGCGACAAAGACGGCATTGTCAGCAACCTGCTCGCCGCGCACATCGCAGCGGACAAAGGCTTTTACCACTGGCTGTCGGCAATGTACACCGAATGCGGTTATGCAGCCGAAGATGCGGTTGAAAAAGAATTTCCCGGCGCCGCGGGCATCGAAGCGATGAACTCGCTGATTGAAGCATTAAGGCAAAGCCCCCCGAAAGAATTTCTCGGCCACCCAGTTACCTCACTGCGCGACTTTAAGAGGCAGATCGAAATCCGCAATGGTCAAGAAATTGCCATGGGCGAGATTCCGCGACAGAACCTGCTCTACTTCACCAACGCGAATGGCGACTGGATTGCGATTCGGCCGTCGGGCACTGAGCCCAAGGTGAAGGCGTATGTCGGCGTGCGTGAGCAGGCGGCATATTCGGCGACAACCGAAGAGCATGCGCATAAGCGGCTGGCCGAGCTTTGCAAAGTTGCGGCGGCGATGCTGGCGCGGTAG
- a CDS encoding NRDE family protein, with amino-acid sequence MCLIVFSFQPGSETPLVVAANRDEFYRRKALPLHWWPGGKILAGRDLGYGGILFSAWLRITGKPRQEYGTWLGVSRSGRFAAITNYREPGEMRQGLKSRGLLVSHFLQGDLSPHDYASELEKSADDYNGYNLILGSSRELYYFTNRNGKLALKLQPGLYGLSNATLDTPWFKVTRTKAGFSALPTQPDAAQMFALMADETKAADGEVQQTGLDFKLEKALSPAFIRLPGYGTRVTSIVTFGSSGEVSFKERTFLKGKFARDRGIAFAIET; translated from the coding sequence GTGTGCCTGATCGTCTTCTCTTTTCAGCCTGGCTCAGAAACACCGCTCGTTGTCGCTGCAAACCGCGACGAATTCTACCGCCGCAAGGCCCTGCCGCTGCATTGGTGGCCAGGGGGCAAAATTCTGGCTGGCCGTGATCTAGGCTATGGCGGTATTTTGTTCAGCGCCTGGCTGCGCATCACAGGCAAACCGCGGCAAGAATATGGCACCTGGCTCGGCGTCAGCCGCAGTGGGCGCTTCGCGGCGATTACAAATTACCGTGAACCGGGTGAAATGCGCCAGGGGCTCAAGTCCCGCGGGCTGCTCGTGAGCCATTTTCTTCAGGGGGATCTCTCACCCCATGATTATGCCTCTGAACTCGAAAAATCCGCCGATGATTACAACGGCTATAACCTGATTTTAGGCAGTAGCCGTGAGCTCTATTATTTCACTAACCGCAACGGCAAATTGGCCTTAAAGCTTCAGCCGGGCCTCTATGGCCTTTCGAACGCAACTCTCGATACGCCGTGGTTTAAGGTGACCCGCACGAAAGCCGGATTTAGTGCGCTGCCAACCCAACCCGATGCCGCGCAGATGTTCGCCCTCATGGCCGACGAGACAAAGGCAGCAGACGGCGAGGTTCAGCAGACGGGTCTCGACTTCAAACTCGAAAAGGCGCTTTCGCCGGCATTCATTCGGCTGCCCGGTTATGGCACACGCGTCACCAGTATCGTTACATTTGGCAGCTCGGGCGAAGTCTCATTTAAAGAAAGAACCTTCCTGAAGGGCAAGTTCGCCCGTGACCGCGGCATTGCATTTGCTATAGAGACTTGA